A region from the Vicia villosa cultivar HV-30 ecotype Madison, WI linkage group LG3, Vvil1.0, whole genome shotgun sequence genome encodes:
- the LOC131657745 gene encoding uncharacterized protein LOC131657745: MEYVAPIVTEGEIEVEISEEDIASELRFWENALILYVMGADLSLHAIKNFMQKVWNFVLLPDLYYHDEGYFILRFKKSEDMDLVLMKGPYSIRGMPVLIKEWSPEFNLKEDLLRTLPIWIKLPLLPLQLWGASSLNKIGSALGTPLVTDECTTHKLRVSYARILVEVDITKKLPDEITIKDNTGQKRKQLVEYEWRPKYCDKCLKVGHTCGEKPKPKIWRPKPMKPPSNNTEAVAETKKTEGLESETKLTEGPEGVLSPRANLAGSNGGATGETWTTVHKSGRDKGKTILLPDTPPVVNCLNGFEALGVWNDHLVVKKNKAGSIRDKLKLKGTYIDNYQHHANGRIWIQWDNSKVDLRCVCSSSQYIHCGVYDLRGEFKYWLTAIYALNQLEYRKRLWKDLIEIHRQYAGPWCAVGDYNNVSSANDRMGGKTVVEAEYTDFTTMLNDTGLCEMESKGDHFTWSNKQSENPIYSRIDRLVANTDWFQDNQDCTLNVLPPHISDHALLYLSKPNVARTKKRFRFDNRWVDYEGFTDCVKQSWNKMAYGRPMEILWHKLMRLQPELRKLNKQMNDIQLRIKEARQNLKVAYDDLKLHPMNRDNIQKIKVHTEDLVKWNDMEEQSLLQRSKIHWLRMGDENNAFFHAYVKARNNSKHIQFLQKEDGTLLTTQGSIEEEFITFYKSLMGKANRSTSHIDIDAMRKGKQINRDQGMLLIRQDDVVAAVLEFFNHGRILREFTRTGVTLIPKSNEAKAAKDYRPIAGCSTFYKIISKIMTQRLGKILPNIVGVNQAAFIPGQVIHNHILMAFELMRGYTRKGGTPRCMLQLDLQKAYDMVEWQAMEQVLQEIGMPKEFSNWIMVAVKNVSYEFNINGKYTDQMQAKRGLRQGDPISPLLFVLMMEYFDRVLRKKTSDPGFKYHSKCKRVGITNLTFADDILLFCRGDTQSVQILMNMIQHFSASTGLIINPNKCKIYSGGVDSNTRQMLSSITGFNEGQLPMKYLGIPIVSRRLSVTQYLPLIDKILQRLKHWTVKLLSYSGRVMLVKSVILAITQYWMQCLPLPKAVIAKIDSLCRTFVWTGKIDASRKSPVAWNTVCRPKSQGGQGVIHLATWNVITMVKCLWNLSKKTDNLWVKWVHVYYLKGNNVMTAPVSNSCSWMFKRIMDIRSIVLQVQVVWNRMLASNRFNMTVLYKELNGGIDKVDWRYLFYQNKARPRAQFIAWIICHGKQATKDRMVRFNLLTEANCDLCRNSEESRSHLYFECPSNSEIWKQVLQWLQYDHQPLPWQGELQWIMQEIARKGSKAKLLKMAFTETLYVLWIRRNNVIFNQSNSIDYVHTIIDAIVYRSLAYRKIREYTAHLLL; this comes from the exons ATGGAGTATGTTGCTCCTATTGTGACTGAAGGTGAAATTGAGGTTGAGATTAGCGAAGAGGACATCGCTTCAGAATTGCGATTCTGGGAGAATGCCCTAATCCTATATGTCATGGGAGCAGATCTGAGTTTGCACGCAATAAAGAActttatgcagaaggtatggAACTTTGTTCTTCTTCCTGATTTGTACTATCATGATGAGGGATATTTCATACTCCGGTTCAAGAAATCAGAGGATATGGATTTGGTGTTAATGAAGGGGCCTTATTCGATACGTGGAATGCCAGTTTTGATCAAGGAATGGAGCCCAGAATTCAATCTAAAGGAGGATCTACTTCGTACACTCCCAATCTGGATCAAACTACCTCTTCTTCCACTGCAACTTTGGGGAGCATCTAGCCTGAACAAGATAGGGAGTGCCCTGGGAACTCCACTCGTTACAGATGAATGTACCACGCATAAACTCAGAGTGTCCTACGCCAGAATCTTGGTGGAGGTGGATATTACTAAGAAGCTACCGGATGAGATCACTATCAAAGATAACACTGGGCAGAAAAGGAAGCAGCTTGTTGAATATGAATGGCGACCTAAATATTGTGATAAATGTTTGAAGGTTGGTCACACTTGTGGGGAGAAGCCGAAACCAAAAATCTGGAGGCCTAAACCTATGAAGCCCCCATCTAATAACACTGAAGCAGTGGCAGAAACCAAGAAGACTGAAGGATTGGAGAGTGAAACCAAGCTGACTGAGGGACCAGAGGGAGTCCTATCCCCGAGAGCAAATCTTGCTGGAAGCAATGGTGGTGCTACAGGTGAAACATGGACTACAGTTCATAAATCAGGCAGGGACAAAGGTAAGACTATTTTGCTCCCTGATACTCCTCCTGTGGTTAACTGTTTGAATGGTTTTGAGGCACTAGGGGTTTGGAATGACCACTTAGT GGTAAAGAAGAACAAAGCTGGTAGTATCAGGGATAAACTGAAGCTGAAAGGCACTTATATTGATAATTATCAACACCATGCTAATGGTCGTATATGGATTCAATGGGATAACTCTAAAGTGGATCTTAGATGTGTATGCAGTTCTAGCCAATACATACATTGTGGTGTCTATGATCTTAGAGGGGAGTTCAAATATTGGTTGACTGCAATTTATGCCTTAAACCAATTGGAATATAGAAAGCGGCTGTGGAAGGATTTGATAGAGATTCATAGACAGTATGCTGGACCTTGGTGTGCTGTTGGGGATTACAATAATGTATCATCTGCCAATGATAGAATGGGTGGAAAGACTGTTGTGGAGGCTGAATATACTGACTTTACCACTATGCTGAATGACACAGGGTTATGTGAGATGGAGAGTAAGGGTGATCACTTTACTTGGTCTAACAAGCAGAGTGAAAATCCTATCTACTCAAGGATTGATAGACTGGTGGCAAACACTGATTGGTTCCAGGACAATCAGGACTGTACCTTGAATGTGTTACCCCCACACATTTCTGACCATGCTCTGCTGTATTTGAGCAAACCTAATGTGGCTAGGACTAAAAAGAGATTTAGATTTGACAATAGATGGGTGGACTATGAGGGCTTTACTGATTGTGTTAAGCAGAGTTGGAACAAGATGGCTTATGGAAGACCAATGGAAATTCTTTGGCATAAGCTGATGAGACTCCAACCTGAGCTTAGAAAGCTGAATAAACAGATGAATGATATCCAGCTTAGGATTAAGGAAGCAAGGCAGAATCTTAAGGTAGCTTATGATGATCTTAAGCTTCACCCTATGAATAGGGATAATATTCAAAAGATTAAGGTTCACACTGAAGACTTAGTGAAGTGGAATGATATGGAGGAACAGAGCTTGCTGCAGAGATCTAAAATACATTGGCTGAGGATGGGAGATGAAAATAATGCTTTCTTTCATGCTTATGTCAAAGCTAGAAATAATTCTAAGCATATTCAGTTCCTGCAGAAAGAAGATGGTACTCTTTTGACTACTCAGGGGAGTATTGAGGAAGAGTTCATTACTTTTTACAAGAGCCTTATGGGTAAAGCCAACAGAAGTACTAGCCATATTGATATAGATGCAATGAGGAAAGGCAAGCAAATCAATAGGGACCAGGGCATGCTGCTGATTAGGCAG GATGATGTTGTGGCTGCAGTGCTGGAATTTTTCAACCATGGGAGGATCCTTAGGGAATTCACCAGAACTGGAGTTACCTTAATCCCTAAATCAAATGAGGCAAAGGCAGCTAAGGACTACAGACCCATTGCTGGCTGTTCTACTTTCTATAAAATTATCTCCAAGATAATGACACAGAGGCTGGGAAAGATCTTACCTAATATTGTAGGAGTCAATCAAGCTGCTTTCATTCCTGGGCAGGTGATACATAATCATATACTCATGGCATTTGAGCTTATGAGAGGCTATACTAGAAAGGGAGGGACACCTAGATGCATGTTGCAATTGGACCTTCAAAAAGCTTATGATATGGTTGAATGGCAAGCCATGGAGCAGGTTCTTCAGGAGATTGGCATGCCTAAGGAATTCTCCAATTGGATCATGGTAGCTGTAAAAAATGTTTCTTATGAATTCAATATAAATGGTAAGTACACAGACCAGATGCAGGCAAAGAGAGGGCTGAGGCAGGGTGATCCTATATCACCCCTGCTGTTTGTACTTATGATGGAGTATTTTGATAGAGTGCTGAGGAAAAAGACTAGTGACCCTGGCTTCAAGTATCATTCAAAGTGTAAGAGGGTAGGTATTACAAACCTTACTTTTGCAGATGATATATTGCTTTTCTGCAGGGGAGACACCCAATCTGTTCAGATTTTGATGAATATGATACAACACTTCTCTGCCTCTACTGGCCTCATTATCAATCCTAATAAATGCAAGATTTATAGTGGAGGGGTGGACAGTAACACAAGGCAAATGCTGAGCAGTATTACAGGTTTCAATGAGGGTCAATTGCCCATGAAATATTTGGGGATCCCTATTGTTAGTAGAAGATTGAGTGTCACCCAATACTTGCCTTTGATAGACAAAATCTTGCAAAGATTAAAGCACTGGACTGTAAAATTGCTGAGCTATTCTGGCAGAGTTATGTTGGTCAAGAGTGTTATTCTTGCAATCACCCAGTATTGGATGCAATGCCTACCTCTTCCTAAAGCTGTGATTGCAAAAATTGACTCCCTCTGCAGAACTTTTGTGTGGACTGGGAAGATAGATGCTAGTAGGAAAAGCCCTGTAGCATGGAATACAGTTTGCAGACCTAAAAGCCAAGGAGGTCAGGGTGTTATCCATCTTGCCACCTGGAATGTGATAACAATGGTGAAATGTCTGTGGAATCTCAGCAAGAAGACGGATAACCTATGGGTTAAGTGGGTGCACGTGTACTACTTGAAAGGTAACAATGTTATGACTGCTCCAGTATCTAATAGTTGTTCCTGGATGTTCAAAAGGATCATGGATATTAGAAGTATAGTGCTGCAAGTGCAGGTGGTTTGGAATCGTATGCTGGCTTCCAACAGATTCAATATGACAGTCCTATACAAAGAGCTCAATGGTGGAATAGACAAAGTGGACTGGAGATACCTATTCTACCAAAACAAAGCAAGGCCTCGTGCACAATTTATTGCTTGGATTATCTGCCATGGGAAACAAGCTACTAAAGATAGAATGGTTAGATTCAATCTTCTAACTGAAGCAAACTGTGATCTTTGCAGGAATAGTGAAGAAAGTCGATCTCATCTATATTTTGAATGCCCATCTAACTCTGAAATCTGGAAGCAAGTTCTGCAATGGCTGCAGTATGATCATCAGCCGTTGCCATGGCAAGGAGAATTACAGTGGATAATGCAAGAGATAGCAAGGAAGGGTAGCAAAGCAAAGCTTCTTAAAATGGCTTTCACTGAAACTTTGTATGTGCTATGGATTAGGAGGAACAATGTTATTTTTAACCAGTCTAATAGTATTGATTATGTACATACCATTATAGATGCTATAGTTTACAGGAGTTTGGCCTATAGGAAAATTAGAGAGTATACGGCCCATCTGCTACTTTAA